Proteins from one Mycobacterium sp. EPa45 genomic window:
- a CDS encoding SDR family NAD(P)-dependent oxidoreductase: MTELLRRGAKVYATARRPELVDIPGAEVLRLDILDPHSVRAAAEIAGDVDTLINNAADTAGGNLVTGDLDAVRRVMESNYFGTLNVIRAFAPVLARNGGGAIVNVLSAAAWLTVDGNTAYAAAKSAEWGLTNGVRIELASQGTQVVGLVPGLIGTETLFKFARSAGIEFPDGSVTEPATLVELALDGLEAGDIEITDAIGWQAKAKLAGPPQAFAL; the protein is encoded by the coding sequence GTGACCGAACTCCTCCGGCGCGGGGCCAAGGTATACGCCACGGCGCGACGGCCGGAGCTCGTCGATATCCCGGGGGCCGAGGTGCTCCGCCTGGACATCCTCGACCCGCACTCGGTCCGCGCCGCCGCCGAGATCGCCGGCGATGTCGACACACTGATCAACAACGCCGCTGACACCGCGGGCGGCAACCTGGTGACGGGCGACCTGGATGCCGTTCGGCGGGTGATGGAGTCCAATTACTTCGGCACGCTGAACGTCATCCGGGCGTTCGCACCGGTTCTCGCCCGCAACGGCGGCGGTGCCATCGTGAACGTGCTGTCGGCGGCCGCATGGCTCACCGTGGACGGCAACACCGCCTACGCTGCGGCCAAGTCGGCCGAGTGGGGTCTGACCAACGGGGTGCGCATCGAATTGGCCAGTCAGGGAACACAAGTCGTCGGTCTTGTCCCCGGACTAATCGGCACCGAGACGCTGTTCAAATTCGCCCGCAGCGCCGGGATCGAGTTCCCCGACGGCTCCGTCACCGAACCGGCCACACTCGTCGAGCTGGCCCTCGATGGGCTAGAAGCAGGCGATATCGAGATCACTGACGCGATCGGGTGGCAGGCCAAGGCAAAGCTGGCGGGGCCGCCGCAGGCCTTCGCCCTCTGA
- a CDS encoding TetR/AcrR family transcriptional regulator has product MRADAARNRESLLAAAEEVFNERGVEASVADIARRARVAKGTVFRHFASKEDLIASLVCGHLVTLTDAVHRLADAQDPGAALLEFLTIAADQRRQHDLTYLITYSANDARVVAIRDAVHAGVETLVANAQAVGAIRTDVTGTDVFLLMCAPVHVMDGLSDPPPDLWRRYLAIIFDGLRPEGASTLPLPAPELS; this is encoded by the coding sequence ATGCGCGCCGACGCCGCCCGTAACCGCGAGTCGCTACTGGCCGCGGCCGAGGAAGTGTTCAATGAGCGCGGCGTGGAGGCGTCGGTCGCGGATATCGCCCGTCGCGCGAGGGTGGCCAAAGGCACGGTGTTCCGGCACTTCGCCTCGAAGGAGGATCTGATCGCCTCCCTCGTCTGCGGGCACCTGGTCACCCTCACCGACGCCGTGCACCGGTTGGCGGATGCCCAAGATCCGGGCGCGGCCCTGCTGGAGTTCCTGACCATCGCAGCCGACCAGCGACGCCAGCACGATCTGACCTACCTGATCACATACAGCGCGAATGATGCCCGGGTAGTAGCGATTCGCGATGCGGTGCATGCCGGCGTCGAGACGCTCGTGGCCAACGCGCAGGCCGTCGGCGCGATCCGCACCGATGTCACCGGGACCGACGTCTTCCTACTGATGTGCGCACCGGTGCACGTGATGGACGGTCTGTCCGATCCGCCACCGGACTTGTGGCGCCGCTACCTGGCGATCATCTTCGACGGGTTACGCCCGGAAGGTGCGAGCACGCTACCGCTGCCTGCGCCCGAATTGTCTTGA
- a CDS encoding TIGR03857 family LLM class F420-dependent oxidoreductase: MELRLQTRSVGVTSGGQERSDMGVTQRVLDELGYYLLAGAGGEGPATLMDEARRGEELGFGTGFISERWNVKEASSLVGAALAVTSRMQIATAATNHNTRHPLITGSWATTMHRLSSGRFTLGIGRGIAAIYGAFGIPPVTTAQMEDFAQVMRRLWHGELIFNHEGPLGKYPVLFLDPDFDEDIRLAIVAFGPQTLKLGGREFDDVILHTYFTPETLARCVKTVKDAAEQAGRDPASVRVWSCFATVGDHLPEELRLKKTAARLATYLQGYGDLLVSTNNWDPAVLERFRADSVVQSVGGGIDHKATAEQIEHIATLIPDEWLEPSATGSAQQCVDRIRKEFDYGADAVIMHGATPDELEPVVAAYRQTVK, from the coding sequence CTGGAATTGCGGCTACAAACAAGGAGTGTGGGCGTGACGTCCGGTGGGCAGGAGCGGAGCGACATGGGCGTGACCCAGCGCGTATTGGATGAATTGGGCTACTACCTGCTGGCCGGTGCCGGTGGTGAGGGTCCGGCCACCCTGATGGATGAGGCCCGCCGCGGCGAGGAGCTGGGATTCGGCACCGGGTTCATCTCCGAACGCTGGAACGTCAAAGAGGCCTCATCGCTCGTCGGCGCGGCCCTTGCCGTCACCAGCCGGATGCAGATCGCCACGGCAGCAACGAATCACAACACGCGCCACCCGCTGATCACCGGCTCGTGGGCCACCACGATGCACCGCCTCTCCAGTGGCCGGTTCACGCTCGGTATCGGTCGCGGCATCGCGGCGATCTACGGGGCGTTCGGCATTCCGCCGGTGACCACCGCGCAGATGGAAGACTTCGCCCAGGTGATGCGGCGGCTGTGGCACGGCGAGTTGATCTTCAATCATGAAGGGCCACTGGGAAAGTATCCGGTTCTGTTCCTGGATCCCGACTTCGACGAGGACATCAGGCTCGCCATCGTCGCCTTCGGGCCGCAGACGCTGAAGCTGGGCGGCCGGGAGTTCGACGACGTCATCCTGCATACGTACTTCACCCCGGAGACGTTGGCGCGCTGCGTCAAGACGGTCAAGGATGCCGCAGAGCAGGCGGGCCGTGACCCGGCCAGCGTGCGGGTGTGGTCGTGCTTCGCGACCGTCGGTGATCACCTGCCGGAAGAACTGCGCCTGAAGAAGACCGCCGCGCGGCTGGCGACGTACCTGCAGGGCTACGGCGATCTCCTGGTGTCTACGAACAACTGGGATCCCGCTGTACTGGAACGCTTCCGCGCCGACTCGGTGGTGCAGTCCGTCGGCGGCGGCATCGACCACAAAGCGACGGCTGAACAGATCGAGCACATTGCGACACTGATCCCCGACGAGTGGCTGGAACCGTCCGCCACGGGGTCGGCGCAGCAGTGCGTTGACCGGATCCGCAAGGAGTTCGACTACGGTGCCGATGCGGTGATCATGCATGGCGCCACGCCGGACGAGCTGGAGCCCGTCGTCGCGGCCTACCGGCAGACGGTGAAGTAG
- a CDS encoding nuclear transport factor 2 family protein, translating into MSRTAREVVETYNLVVWNTRDIALAEQLLGDSVIRHEVGEAVVLTHDQAVKRIVDHLEMFDEIRFDLNLVVAGDDGEHVAIVYQSPMTLKDRTQVTVGSMEVFRVVDGRITEVWNCGYKQGVWA; encoded by the coding sequence ATGAGCCGCACTGCCCGCGAGGTCGTCGAGACCTACAACCTGGTGGTCTGGAACACCCGCGATATCGCTCTTGCCGAGCAGTTGCTGGGCGACAGCGTGATTCGCCACGAGGTCGGTGAAGCGGTGGTGCTCACTCATGACCAGGCGGTCAAGCGGATCGTCGACCACCTGGAGATGTTCGACGAGATCCGGTTCGACCTGAATCTCGTCGTGGCTGGCGACGACGGCGAGCATGTCGCGATCGTCTACCAGTCGCCGATGACCCTCAAAGACCGAACGCAGGTCACCGTCGGCAGCATGGAGGTCTTCCGGGTCGTCGACGGCAGGATCACCGAAGTCTGGAATTGCGGCTACAAACAAGGAGTGTGGGCGTGA
- a CDS encoding phosphotransferase, with translation MTSATAAVPSGIDAVDPAWLTEALRTTVTGVVAEQIAQDSGFSSLLYRLHLTGDGVPPTVIAKLAAQSEARGAMELLGGYRRELAFYRDIAGRAPMGTPQVYTARIADESADFVLLLEDLQDWENADHLAGLSIERARLCIKQLAGLHTWSMQPANIQALQAFPGFDMPAVRDLLVPAFGPGWEIYRANSDQPVPEAVAGFAEQFTEHAAIALDGLTERSMLLHGDIRADNMFFSGDRMKVVDFQFACVGAGAADIAYLVSQGLPTDIRRGQDEALLRGYLDDLGDVGYSFDEAWRHYRLATGFLIVLPVITLIGWDALPQRSRDLCLTLTDRAVATIADIDALEVFG, from the coding sequence GTGACTTCAGCGACGGCAGCGGTGCCGTCAGGCATCGACGCCGTTGACCCGGCGTGGCTCACCGAGGCGCTGCGCACGACCGTCACCGGCGTCGTCGCCGAGCAGATCGCTCAGGACAGCGGGTTCTCGTCGCTGCTGTATCGGCTGCACCTGACCGGTGACGGTGTTCCGCCGACTGTGATCGCGAAATTGGCCGCTCAGTCGGAGGCCCGCGGTGCCATGGAGCTGCTCGGCGGCTACCGCCGGGAACTGGCGTTCTACCGCGACATTGCCGGCCGCGCACCGATGGGCACGCCGCAGGTCTACACCGCACGGATCGCCGACGAATCCGCCGATTTCGTGCTGCTGCTCGAGGACCTTCAGGACTGGGAGAACGCCGACCACCTGGCGGGGCTGTCGATCGAACGAGCCCGGTTGTGTATCAAGCAGCTGGCCGGGTTGCACACTTGGTCGATGCAACCAGCGAATATCCAAGCACTGCAGGCATTTCCGGGCTTTGATATGCCCGCGGTCCGGGATCTGCTGGTGCCCGCCTTCGGGCCGGGGTGGGAGATCTACCGGGCGAACTCGGATCAGCCTGTTCCTGAAGCCGTTGCCGGCTTCGCCGAGCAGTTCACCGAGCACGCCGCCATCGCGCTCGACGGGCTGACCGAGCGGTCGATGCTGCTGCACGGCGACATCCGGGCGGACAACATGTTCTTCTCAGGTGATCGAATGAAGGTGGTGGACTTCCAGTTCGCCTGCGTCGGTGCCGGGGCTGCGGACATCGCCTATCTGGTCAGCCAGGGCTTGCCCACCGATATCCGGCGGGGCCAGGACGAGGCGCTGCTGCGCGGTTACCTCGACGACCTCGGTGACGTCGGCTACTCGTTCGACGAAGCATGGCGGCACTATCGGCTCGCGACCGGCTTCCTGATCGTGCTGCCCGTCATCACGCTCATTGGCTGGGATGCCCTGCCGCAGCGCTCGCGGGATCTGTGCCTGACCCTGACGGACCGGGCGGTGGCCACGATCGCCGATATCGACGCACTGGAGGTGTTCGGATGA
- a CDS encoding TetR/AcrR family transcriptional regulator, with product MPSPARGLTQPERVETSRRRLMEAAAELIVEKGWEATTAAEIGRRAGYSRTMVHARFGGKEAILEDFLQEYVNRLSPDLMPQATGMDQVLAHIDRIRDLYAHDRDVLRAMFVSTFEAMKTTSPLRERVQQQLAGGVANVAAALRKGQRDKSVRRDLDLDRAVSDITAAFFGLAFQWVALPSGFDLDTELDHARARIVRDYGA from the coding sequence GTGCCCTCTCCCGCACGCGGATTGACGCAGCCCGAACGAGTCGAGACGTCCCGACGCCGGCTCATGGAGGCCGCCGCCGAGCTGATCGTCGAGAAGGGCTGGGAGGCAACGACCGCCGCCGAGATCGGCCGACGTGCCGGCTATAGCCGCACCATGGTTCACGCGCGCTTCGGCGGCAAGGAAGCCATCTTGGAGGACTTCCTGCAGGAGTATGTCAACCGGCTGAGTCCGGATCTCATGCCGCAGGCAACGGGTATGGACCAGGTGCTCGCTCACATCGACCGGATCCGCGACCTCTATGCGCACGACCGCGACGTCTTGCGCGCGATGTTCGTCTCTACCTTCGAGGCGATGAAGACCACCTCACCACTTCGCGAGCGGGTCCAGCAGCAGTTGGCCGGGGGCGTCGCCAATGTGGCCGCCGCTCTTCGAAAGGGACAGCGGGATAAGTCAGTTCGCCGGGACCTTGATCTGGACCGGGCGGTCAGTGATATCACTGCTGCGTTCTTCGGTCTCGCCTTCCAGTGGGTCGCGCTGCCGTCCGGGTTCGACCTCGACACCGAATTGGACCACGCGCGGGCCAGGATTGTGCGGGACTACGGCGCCTGA
- a CDS encoding alpha/beta hydrolase, which yields MRLSNVHRLATQLGGVLPRSVAALRESADWNPLSGPGVRQVAEVALDELVVTGMTLMSSPPRMERPVEQYAGVAAELAALGVTGAHRDPEPLRVREIRAVRAGVLSYERMSYDHDPRLVAALADGHDGPAGAEVVLFRHGDGPRPWLVWVHGAGQGGMSDILVARVGRIHRDLGFNVALPVQPGHGPRRNRWPAYPGTDPVANVAGMVRAVSEVRAVIGWIEPDSTAIALSGLSLGSAVAALVAGLDKRVGAVALYTPILGLNGMIARHLHRWGSAADIVGAAMASDIVSELTSVIDPLALDPIPPPDRRLIVGAWHDQMAYRQCALAMHEHWGGQLYWHDGGHVGHLFSGAVQAQTELFLRELAQAP from the coding sequence ATGCGGCTGAGCAACGTGCATCGGCTCGCCACCCAACTCGGTGGCGTGCTGCCACGGTCGGTGGCCGCGCTGCGAGAATCGGCAGACTGGAATCCACTGTCCGGCCCGGGTGTGCGCCAGGTAGCCGAGGTGGCACTCGACGAGCTCGTGGTCACCGGGATGACCCTGATGTCGTCGCCACCACGGATGGAGCGGCCGGTCGAGCAATATGCCGGGGTTGCGGCGGAGCTGGCCGCACTTGGCGTGACCGGTGCGCATCGTGATCCGGAACCGTTGCGAGTACGAGAGATTCGAGCAGTACGTGCGGGCGTGCTGTCCTATGAGCGGATGAGTTACGACCACGACCCGCGGCTGGTAGCCGCACTGGCGGATGGCCACGACGGCCCGGCCGGTGCCGAAGTGGTGCTGTTCCGCCACGGCGACGGTCCGAGGCCATGGTTGGTGTGGGTGCACGGCGCCGGCCAGGGTGGGATGTCGGACATCCTGGTCGCCAGGGTCGGACGCATCCACCGGGACCTGGGCTTCAACGTTGCGCTGCCGGTCCAGCCCGGGCACGGACCGCGGCGCAATCGCTGGCCGGCGTATCCCGGGACCGATCCGGTCGCCAACGTCGCGGGAATGGTGCGGGCCGTCTCGGAGGTCCGTGCGGTCATCGGCTGGATCGAGCCGGACTCGACGGCGATCGCGCTGTCGGGGTTGTCATTGGGAAGTGCCGTCGCGGCTCTGGTCGCAGGGTTGGACAAAAGGGTCGGCGCCGTCGCCCTCTACACACCGATCCTCGGCTTGAACGGAATGATCGCCCGTCATCTGCACCGGTGGGGTTCAGCGGCCGATATCGTCGGTGCTGCAATGGCATCCGACATCGTCTCGGAGTTGACGTCCGTGATCGATCCACTCGCGCTGGACCCGATACCGCCACCGGACCGGCGGCTCATCGTTGGCGCCTGGCACGACCAGATGGCGTACCGGCAGTGCGCGTTGGCCATGCACGAACACTGGGGCGGCCAGCTGTACTGGCACGACGGTGGCCACGTCGGACATCTGTTCTCGGGCGCGGTGCAGGCGCAGACCGAACTGTTTCTGCGGGAACTGGCTCAGGCGCCGTAG
- a CDS encoding NAD(P)/FAD-dependent oxidoreductase, which translates to MDSADVLVIGAGFSGLYMLHRLRQLGLRVQVLEKAEKVGGTWLFNRYPGARCDIESIEYSYSFSDEIQQEWVWTETMPAQPEIEAYLNFVADRLDLRRDIRFDTDVTAMTFDEDSATWTLQAGTGETFVAPFVVAASGILSVPLEPDIPGMATFAGDSLFTSRWPAGGFELSGKRVGVIGTGSTGVQMIPVIAREVEQLFVFQRSPAFTLPWEVRRFEDGELDEMKANYSEIREAQRQHPVGAARLSAFSVLIDMLVSPPIKAASREEQSRAVEECGVMGALNWGDIFFDIEANRMATALYGEAIARIVDDPATAAALVPSHPFGCKRPIIDQGYYQTYNRDNVTLVDLRKDPIRTVTPGGIDTSTGHYDLDVIIYATGFDAMTGALTRIDIRGRDGILLRDVWASEGPLSYLGLAVAGFPNLFTVQGPGSPSAATNFVTALEQHIEWIGDCIAYLKNNGYRTIDALPEAQQEWIEHTTSLVASTVLVHPSCNSWYNGANVPGKKRMYMGYTAGIPEYRRRCDEIADGGYVGFKLA; encoded by the coding sequence ATGGACAGTGCTGACGTGCTCGTGATCGGGGCGGGATTCTCCGGTCTCTACATGCTGCACCGGCTGCGACAGCTCGGGTTGCGGGTGCAGGTGCTGGAGAAGGCCGAAAAAGTCGGCGGCACTTGGCTGTTCAACCGGTATCCGGGTGCCCGTTGCGACATCGAGAGCATCGAGTACTCCTACAGCTTCTCCGACGAGATCCAGCAGGAGTGGGTGTGGACCGAGACCATGCCTGCGCAGCCGGAGATCGAGGCGTACCTGAACTTCGTCGCCGACCGGCTCGACCTGCGCCGCGATATCCGGTTCGACACCGACGTCACCGCGATGACCTTCGACGAAGACAGCGCGACCTGGACGCTGCAAGCCGGCACGGGGGAAACGTTCGTCGCGCCGTTTGTCGTCGCGGCCTCCGGCATCTTGTCGGTGCCGCTGGAGCCCGATATTCCGGGCATGGCGACCTTCGCGGGGGACTCGCTGTTCACCAGCCGATGGCCCGCGGGCGGGTTTGAGCTCTCGGGCAAGCGAGTCGGCGTCATCGGTACCGGGTCTACCGGCGTGCAGATGATTCCGGTCATCGCACGGGAAGTGGAGCAGCTGTTCGTCTTTCAGCGCTCACCGGCTTTCACGCTGCCGTGGGAGGTGCGCCGGTTCGAGGACGGCGAGCTCGATGAGATGAAGGCGAACTACAGCGAGATCCGGGAAGCTCAGCGTCAGCACCCGGTCGGCGCGGCGCGTCTCTCGGCGTTCTCGGTCCTGATCGACATGTTGGTCAGCCCTCCGATCAAGGCGGCCAGCCGGGAGGAGCAGTCGCGCGCCGTTGAGGAGTGCGGTGTCATGGGGGCGCTCAACTGGGGTGACATCTTCTTCGATATCGAGGCCAACCGGATGGCCACCGCGTTGTACGGAGAGGCGATCGCGCGGATAGTCGACGATCCCGCGACCGCCGCGGCGCTGGTGCCCAGCCACCCCTTCGGCTGCAAGCGGCCGATCATCGACCAGGGTTACTACCAGACCTACAACCGAGACAACGTCACCTTGGTCGACTTGCGCAAGGATCCGATCCGCACGGTCACCCCAGGCGGCATCGACACATCGACCGGGCACTACGACCTCGACGTGATCATTTATGCCACCGGGTTCGACGCGATGACCGGTGCGCTCACGCGCATCGACATACGGGGGCGGGACGGCATCCTGCTGCGGGATGTCTGGGCCAGCGAGGGTCCGCTGTCGTACCTCGGACTGGCGGTCGCCGGGTTCCCGAATCTCTTCACGGTTCAGGGCCCGGGCAGCCCGTCGGCGGCGACGAACTTCGTCACCGCGCTCGAACAGCACATCGAATGGATCGGCGACTGCATCGCCTATCTCAAAAACAACGGATATCGCACGATCGATGCGCTGCCGGAGGCGCAGCAGGAGTGGATCGAGCACACCACATCCCTTGTGGCGTCGACGGTTCTGGTCCATCCGAGCTGCAACTCGTGGTACAACGGCGCCAACGTCCCCGGCAAGAAGCGGATGTACATGGGCTACACGGCAGGAATCCCCGAGTACCGGCGCCGCTGCGACGAGATCGCCGACGGCGGCTACGTCGGCTTCAAGCTGGCGTAG
- a CDS encoding TIGR03619 family F420-dependent LLM class oxidoreductase: protein MRYTLEYPSELPTAPDDSLLPDVIRDVVMTAETAGFSAIALSEHPAPSLKWRRTGGHNTLDPVAALSFVAGVTTDIKLMTNLFVLPFRNPYLSAKALGSLDILSAGRLIAGVGAGYLRSEFAALGVDVDDRAHLLDEALAALRSIWTDPEKPVSGVGFTAISPMWLQPPVQRPHPPIWIGGNTAAAARRVVEYGSGWMPLIAPAGMASAIGTAAPEDAAAFGARLGRLREAMADAGRDPESLDVQVICPWIDLDDDSSLRQAQDTLSELAGYGANWAVAHVDEATPAAAVAYISAFGEAVIAGNLVD from the coding sequence ATGCGGTACACCCTGGAATATCCGAGCGAACTGCCGACCGCACCCGACGACTCTCTCCTGCCGGATGTGATCCGCGACGTCGTGATGACCGCCGAAACCGCCGGGTTCTCCGCCATCGCGCTGTCCGAGCATCCCGCCCCGTCGTTGAAGTGGCGCCGCACCGGCGGCCACAACACCCTCGACCCCGTCGCGGCGCTGAGCTTCGTGGCCGGGGTCACCACCGACATCAAGCTGATGACCAACCTGTTCGTACTGCCCTTCCGCAATCCCTATCTGTCCGCGAAGGCGTTGGGCAGCCTGGACATCCTGTCGGCCGGCCGACTCATCGCCGGTGTGGGAGCAGGTTATCTGCGCTCGGAGTTCGCCGCGCTCGGCGTCGATGTCGACGACCGTGCCCACCTGCTCGACGAGGCGTTGGCCGCTCTGCGGTCCATCTGGACCGATCCCGAAAAGCCGGTCAGTGGTGTGGGATTCACGGCGATCAGCCCGATGTGGCTACAGCCACCGGTGCAGCGGCCTCATCCGCCGATCTGGATCGGGGGGAACACGGCGGCTGCAGCACGCCGCGTCGTCGAGTATGGCAGCGGTTGGATGCCGCTCATCGCGCCCGCGGGTATGGCGTCAGCGATCGGCACGGCAGCGCCGGAGGACGCTGCCGCGTTCGGCGCCCGGCTGGGCCGGCTGCGCGAGGCGATGGCCGACGCGGGACGGGACCCGGAATCCCTTGACGTTCAGGTGATCTGCCCGTGGATTGACCTCGACGACGACTCCTCACTGCGCCAGGCACAGGACACGCTGAGTGAACTCGCCGGGTACGGCGCGAACTGGGCCGTCGCGCACGTCGACGAAGCCACCCCGGCGGCGGCCGTTGCATACATCTCCGCCTTCGGCGAGGCCGTCATCGCCGGCAACTTGGTCGATTGA
- a CDS encoding aromatic ring-hydroxylating dioxygenase subunit alpha, producing the protein MKVPFTWKVTGWFMIGWSAEYAVGDVRSLRYFGEDLVIYRDSSGELHVLEGHCKHLGAHIGHGGTVVGDCVECPFHGWRWGPDGANTHIPYQPDRPNKGLRLRAYPVAEQHGCIFLWHHPGGEPPRWELPDIFTKFPQFTAAPDEYYRPYPEFSRFAENEPVHPQIVAENGPDSAHFHYVHKATVTPVCLEWEAVDEEWRFLTGWPDARSDDPNKMALRIHSHFSGLGFAISAFEGSSNHRLIFACTPVDDEVSNMFYSIWWPRTAGDTSDIPPDDVRERVEKQYLGTVWDDLEIWRYQKYVEHPALAKVDAKPYMAMREWALQFYDVSAATPV; encoded by the coding sequence GTGAAAGTTCCCTTCACCTGGAAGGTCACCGGCTGGTTCATGATCGGCTGGTCGGCGGAATACGCCGTCGGGGATGTTCGGTCGCTGCGCTATTTCGGTGAGGACCTGGTGATCTATCGCGACTCCTCCGGCGAATTGCACGTGCTGGAGGGACACTGCAAGCACCTGGGCGCACACATCGGGCACGGCGGCACCGTTGTCGGCGACTGCGTCGAGTGTCCGTTTCACGGCTGGCGGTGGGGACCGGACGGCGCCAACACCCACATTCCCTACCAACCGGACCGGCCCAACAAAGGTCTTCGGCTGCGCGCCTACCCGGTTGCCGAGCAGCACGGCTGCATCTTTCTGTGGCACCATCCGGGCGGCGAGCCACCGCGGTGGGAGCTCCCGGATATCTTCACCAAGTTCCCACAGTTCACCGCCGCCCCCGACGAGTACTACCGGCCGTACCCGGAATTCTCGCGGTTCGCCGAGAACGAGCCTGTGCATCCGCAGATCGTGGCCGAAAACGGACCGGACAGTGCGCATTTCCACTACGTCCACAAAGCGACGGTCACACCGGTGTGCCTGGAATGGGAAGCGGTCGACGAAGAGTGGCGGTTCCTCACCGGCTGGCCGGACGCCCGCAGCGATGACCCGAACAAGATGGCGCTGCGCATCCACAGCCACTTCTCCGGGCTCGGTTTCGCGATCAGCGCGTTCGAAGGCTCGTCGAACCATCGGTTGATCTTCGCCTGCACGCCGGTCGACGACGAGGTGTCCAATATGTTCTATTCGATCTGGTGGCCGCGGACAGCCGGCGACACCAGTGACATTCCGCCCGATGACGTTCGCGAACGGGTGGAGAAGCAATACCTCGGTACGGTCTGGGACGACCTTGAGATCTGGCGCTACCAGAAGTATGTCGAGCACCCGGCGCTGGCCAAGGTCGATGCGAAACCGTATATGGCGATGCGTGAGTGGGCGTTGCAGTTCTATGACGTGTCGGCGGCGACGCCGGTATGA
- a CDS encoding cysteine hydrolase, which translates to MKSELVNPAHTVVVTQELQGAVVGPNAGLATLAREAEREALPNIARLLPVARAAGVKVVHCLVQRRPDGLGANHNAKLFAIGASGVDIAPGSPGATLLPQFGPEPSDLMLSRWHGLGPMGGTDLDAILRNLGVTTIVAVGVSLNVAIPNLVMDAVNAAYRVVLPRDAVAGVPAEYGAAIIDNTLGLLATITTTDELIEAWQ; encoded by the coding sequence ATGAAATCCGAACTCGTCAACCCGGCGCACACCGTCGTCGTCACCCAGGAATTGCAGGGCGCCGTCGTCGGCCCGAACGCCGGACTGGCCACACTGGCCCGGGAAGCCGAGCGGGAGGCACTGCCCAACATTGCGCGCCTGCTGCCGGTGGCCCGCGCGGCGGGTGTGAAAGTGGTGCACTGCCTGGTGCAACGCCGCCCAGACGGGCTGGGCGCCAACCACAACGCCAAGCTGTTCGCGATCGGCGCCAGTGGTGTCGACATCGCGCCGGGCAGCCCCGGCGCCACGCTGTTGCCCCAATTCGGTCCCGAGCCAAGCGATCTCATGCTCAGTCGCTGGCACGGTCTCGGTCCGATGGGCGGTACCGATCTCGATGCCATCCTGCGCAACCTCGGGGTGACGACCATCGTGGCCGTCGGGGTGTCCCTCAACGTCGCCATCCCGAATCTGGTGATGGATGCCGTCAACGCCGCCTACCGGGTCGTCCTGCCGCGCGACGCCGTGGCCGGCGTGCCCGCCGAGTACGGCGCGGCCATCATCGACAACACGCTCGGACTGCTGGCCACCATCACCACCACCGACGAGCTGATCGAGGCTTGGCAGTGA